The Rhodococcus sp. B50 DNA window TCGACTCAGAAACCCGACATGTCGTACGGGTATTTGTTGGTGGCTCCGCCGTCCACGATCATCACCTGGCCGGTGATGGTCCGGGCGAGGTCGCTCACGAGGAAGGCCAGGGCGCTTGCGACGTCGGCCGGCAGCGTCAACCGCTGGAGCGGAATCTGGGTGCGGGTGTTCTCGAGTGCGTCGGAGTCGAGTACTGCCGAGATCCGCGGTGTGACGACGAATCCGGGAGCCACGGCATTGACGCGAACACCGTACGGTCCCAGTTCGATCGACGCGGACCTGACCAGCGAGCCGAGTGCGGCCTTGTAGACGCCGTAGGCGGCGTGCACCGGAGAACTGCCGATACCGGAGACCGACGAGACGAACGTGACGGACCCTTCGCCGCGGTCGCGCAGCCGACGACCGAAATGCCGCAGCGTGAGTAACGCGTGTCGCAGGACGATGGACTCTTCCCAACGCCAGTCCTCATCGCTGATGTCGAGCAGAGGCCCGTAGCGCGCCATGCCGATGACGTCGACGACGCCGTCGAGCTCACCCGCCCGTTCGGCCAATGCGGCCATCTCGGAGTTGTCGGTGGCATCGACCTGCTCCGATGTGGCGCGGGAGCCGATCTCGGCGCACACCGCGTCGGCGCGGTCCCGGTCCACATCGACGACGATCACCTCGGCGCCGAGCTGGGCGAGGGCATGGGACACCTGCCGTCCCATTCCCTGCCCGCCTCCGAGCACGAGGTAGCGGCGTTGTGAGAGGTCGAATCGACTGCGGTAGTCGATGATCCGGTCGCTGTCTGCGGAGCCGTGAGACGGCGCGGAATCCTGGGGCATGGGTACTCCGATCGAGAGAGAGCAGGCGGCCTCGGGGGCGTGGAGTCATGGGCGTGACCCCGATGCGTACGGGCGCATCGGGGCCACGATCGGTACGTGTCAGACCATCTTCGGAGCCGGTGAAGGTTCCTCGACCGGATTCGCATCGACGGATTCGGTGTCGCCTGTGATGAGCGAGGCTTCGGGTGCCGC harbors:
- a CDS encoding SDR family NAD(P)-dependent oxidoreductase, which produces MPQDSAPSHGSADSDRIIDYRSRFDLSQRRYLVLGGGQGMGRQVSHALAQLGAEVIVVDVDRDRADAVCAEIGSRATSEQVDATDNSEMAALAERAGELDGVVDVIGMARYGPLLDISDEDWRWEESIVLRHALLTLRHFGRRLRDRGEGSVTFVSSVSGIGSSPVHAAYGVYKAALGSLVRSASIELGPYGVRVNAVAPGFVVTPRISAVLDSDALENTRTQIPLQRLTLPADVASALAFLVSDLARTITGQVMIVDGGATNKYPYDMSGF